The window CGCCACCGTCAAGGGTGGATGGGAGGTGGTCATTCCACCCGGGAAAGTGGCGACGCATGTGGCGAGCCCCGGCGATACGGTCGCCTATTACTGCCGCTTCCACCCCAACATGAAGGGGCGGATCAAAATCGCCTCCTGAGAGAGGCCATTGCCGGGCACCTGCGCCCGGCAATGGCTGCAAGCCCGCAAGAAACAGGTTCCGCGTAGAAAGGCAGATCGCCCATGGACGCCATAGTCACCCATTTTCCGCGTGTCGATGATCCGTCGAGCCGCCCCTCCCAGAAGGAAGCGGAAGACGCCGTCCGCGTTCTCCTGCGCTGGGCCGGCGACGACCCGGAACGCGAAGGTCTGCTCGATACGCCCAAGCGCGTGGCGAAAGCCTATCGTGAACTCTTCTTCGGCTACGACCTTGCCGCCGAGGACGTGCTCGGCCGCACCTTCGAGGAGGTTGCCGGCTACGACGACATGGTGCTGGTGAAGGACATTCCCTTCTTCTCGCACTGCGAACATCACATGGTGCCGATCATCGGCAAGGCGCATGTCGCTTATCTGCCGAACGGCCGGGTGCTCGGCCTGTCCAAGATCGCCCGCGTGGTGGAGATCTTCGGCCGCCGCCTGCAGACGCAGGAGACGATGACGGCGCAGATCGCCAGGTCCATCGACGAAACGCTGAACCCGCGGGGCGTCGCCGTGATGATCGAGGCCGAGCATATG of the Roseateles sp. XES5 genome contains:
- the folE gene encoding GTP cyclohydrolase I FolE, which produces MDAIVTHFPRVDDPSSRPSQKEAEDAVRVLLRWAGDDPEREGLLDTPKRVAKAYRELFFGYDLAAEDVLGRTFEEVAGYDDMVLVKDIPFFSHCEHHMVPIIGKAHVAYLPNGRVLGLSKIARVVEIFGRRLQTQETMTAQIARSIDETLNPRGVAVMIEAEHMCMAMRGIQKQGSTTLTTTFTGAFKTEPTEQVRFMTMIRS